In Streptomyces sp. NBC_01408, one DNA window encodes the following:
- a CDS encoding branched-chain amino acid ABC transporter permease: MHELPQQLVNGLLLGSMYGLVAIGYTMVYGIVQLINFAHGEIFMTGGFGALTVWLMLPGGTTMWVALPLMLIGAVIVATTIAVGAERFAYRPLRNAPRLAPLITAIGLSIALQQAVWAWYPGATSSIIFPEIPGGPFHLGNITIQTGDIFLLIAAPVSMAFLGFFVKKTRTGRGMQATAQDPDTAKLMGVNTDRIITTAFALGALFAAIGAVAYGLKYGEVNFKMGFLLGLKAFTAAVLGGIGNIYGAMVGGLVLGLAETLTTVYVDDIPGLQQLGGQSWGNTWAFVLLILVLLFRPQGLLGQRVSDRV, encoded by the coding sequence GTGCACGAACTGCCGCAACAGCTGGTCAACGGCCTGCTACTGGGATCCATGTACGGGCTCGTCGCCATCGGCTACACGATGGTTTATGGCATTGTCCAGCTCATCAACTTCGCCCACGGCGAGATCTTCATGACCGGCGGCTTCGGCGCGCTCACGGTCTGGCTGATGCTCCCCGGCGGCACCACCATGTGGGTAGCCCTACCGCTCATGCTCATAGGCGCGGTCATAGTGGCCACCACCATCGCCGTCGGCGCGGAACGCTTCGCCTACCGCCCCCTGCGCAACGCACCACGCCTCGCCCCGCTCATCACCGCCATCGGCCTCTCCATCGCCCTCCAGCAGGCGGTATGGGCCTGGTACCCGGGCGCAACCAGCTCCATCATCTTCCCCGAGATCCCCGGCGGACCCTTCCACCTCGGCAACATCACCATCCAGACCGGTGACATCTTCCTGCTGATCGCCGCACCCGTCTCCATGGCCTTCCTCGGCTTCTTCGTCAAGAAGACCCGCACCGGCCGCGGCATGCAGGCCACCGCCCAGGACCCCGACACCGCCAAGCTCATGGGTGTCAACACCGACCGCATCATCACCACCGCGTTCGCCCTCGGCGCCCTCTTCGCCGCCATCGGAGCCGTCGCCTACGGCCTCAAGTACGGCGAAGTCAACTTCAAGATGGGCTTCCTCCTCGGACTCAAGGCCTTCACCGCCGCCGTCCTCGGAGGCATCGGCAACATCTACGGCGCCATGGTCGGCGGCCTCGTCCTCGGCCTCGCCGAGACCCTCACCACGGTCTACGTCGACGACATCCCCGGCCTCCAGCAGCTCGGCGGCCAGTCCTGGGGCAACACCTGGGCGTTCGTACTTCTCATCCTCGTGCTCCTCTTCCGGCCACAAGGCCTGTTGGGCCAGCGCGTGTCGGACAGGGTGTGA
- a CDS encoding branched-chain amino acid ABC transporter substrate-binding protein: MRHRSLIAVTAALAAGALTLTACGSRDDKGGNDAGGGDTTVVIGVDSPTTGDLSALGLGIRNSVDLAVRQANEKKYVKGVTFKLEALDDQAQASSGQQNATKLVANKDVLGVVGPLNSSVSESMQKVFDDAKLVQISPANTSPSLTQGPKWATGEKARTYKSYFRTATTDAIQGPFAAQYLFNKAGKKKVFIIDDKKTYGAGLAGTFKGEFTKLGGSVVGEGHIDPESKDFSAVVTQVKSSGADVVYYGGEYPAAGPLSKQIKASGTNIPLAGGDGIKDKKYVELAGEGAQGDFSTSVGAPVETLPSAQEFIANYKKAGFKDDFSAYGGYSYDSAWAIIEAIKSVVDANGGKLPTDARAKVLDAVQKVNFDGVTGKVSFDEFGDATNKQLTVYKVEGDDFKTVESGTLS; this comes from the coding sequence GTGCGTCATCGTTCCCTCATTGCCGTGACGGCCGCGCTTGCCGCTGGTGCCCTCACTCTCACCGCCTGTGGATCGCGCGACGACAAGGGCGGGAACGACGCCGGCGGCGGCGACACCACGGTCGTCATCGGCGTCGACTCCCCGACGACCGGCGACCTGTCGGCCCTCGGCCTCGGCATCCGCAACTCCGTCGACCTGGCTGTCCGCCAGGCCAACGAGAAGAAGTACGTCAAGGGCGTCACCTTCAAGCTCGAAGCCCTCGACGACCAGGCTCAGGCCTCGTCCGGCCAGCAGAACGCGACCAAGCTCGTCGCGAACAAGGACGTCCTCGGCGTCGTCGGCCCGCTGAACTCCTCGGTCTCCGAGTCCATGCAGAAGGTCTTCGACGACGCCAAGCTCGTCCAGATCTCCCCCGCCAACACCAGCCCCTCCCTCACCCAGGGCCCCAAGTGGGCCACCGGCGAGAAGGCGCGCACCTACAAGAGCTACTTCCGCACCGCCACCACGGACGCCATCCAGGGCCCGTTCGCGGCGCAGTACCTCTTCAACAAGGCCGGCAAGAAGAAGGTCTTCATCATTGATGACAAGAAGACCTACGGCGCAGGCCTCGCCGGCACCTTCAAGGGCGAGTTCACCAAGCTCGGCGGCTCCGTCGTCGGCGAGGGCCACATCGACCCGGAGAGCAAGGACTTCTCCGCCGTCGTGACCCAGGTCAAGAGCTCCGGCGCCGACGTCGTCTACTACGGCGGCGAGTACCCGGCAGCCGGCCCGCTCAGCAAGCAGATCAAGGCCTCCGGCACCAACATCCCGCTCGCCGGCGGCGACGGCATCAAGGACAAGAAGTACGTCGAGCTCGCCGGTGAAGGCGCCCAGGGCGACTTCAGCACCTCGGTCGGCGCCCCCGTCGAGACCCTGCCCTCCGCGCAGGAGTTCATCGCGAACTACAAGAAGGCCGGCTTCAAGGACGACTTCTCCGCCTACGGCGGCTACTCGTACGACTCGGCCTGGGCCATCATCGAGGCCATCAAGTCCGTCGTCGACGCCAACGGCGGCAAGCTCCCCACCGACGCCCGCGCCAAGGTCCTCGACGCCGTCCAGAAGGTCAACTTCGACGGAGTCACCGGCAAGGTCTCCTTCGACGAGTTCGGCGACGCCACCAACAAGCAGCTGACCGTCTACAAGGTCGAGGGCGACGACTTCAAGACCGTCGAGTCCGGCACCCTCAGCTGA
- a CDS encoding PaaI family thioesterase, with product MGEQHTVKFPQEVLDEYAALGIDLPSLFSAGHLGERMDIKILEASAERVVATMPVEGNTQPYGLLHGGASAVLAETLGSVGSMLHGGITKIAVGVDLNCTHHRGARSGLVTGIATPVHRGRSTATYEIVITDEQGRRVCTARLTCLLRDADPQHPGNA from the coding sequence ATGGGCGAGCAGCACACAGTGAAGTTCCCGCAAGAAGTCCTCGACGAGTACGCGGCCCTGGGCATCGACCTGCCCTCGCTCTTCTCGGCGGGCCACCTCGGCGAGCGCATGGACATCAAGATCCTGGAGGCCTCGGCCGAACGCGTCGTGGCCACCATGCCCGTCGAGGGCAACACCCAGCCCTACGGACTGCTCCACGGCGGCGCCTCCGCCGTACTGGCCGAAACCCTCGGCTCGGTCGGCTCCATGCTCCACGGCGGCATCACCAAGATCGCCGTCGGCGTCGACCTGAACTGCACCCACCACCGCGGCGCCCGCTCCGGCCTGGTCACCGGCATCGCCACCCCCGTACACCGCGGCCGCTCCACCGCCACCTACGAGATCGTGATCACCGACGAGCAGGGCCGCCGCGTCTGCACCGCCCGACTGACCTGCCTGCTGCGCGACGCAGACCCGCAACACCCCGGCAACGCCTGA